The following are encoded together in the Anoplopoma fimbria isolate UVic2021 breed Golden Eagle Sablefish chromosome 9, Afim_UVic_2022, whole genome shotgun sequence genome:
- the atp5md gene encoding ATP synthase membrane subunit DAPIT, mitochondrial, which yields MGGHDAGSQHQFTGFAKYFNAYTITGRKNCVLATYASLLAIGLFFKLKPKKQAAVTEK from the exons ATGGGAGGACACGACGCAGGAAGCCAGCACCAGTTTACTGGGTTTGCAAAGTACTTCAATGCGTACACAATCACAGGAAGGAAGAAT tGCGTTTTGGCCACATACGCCAGTCTACTAGCCATTGGCCTCTTCTTCAAATTGAAGCCCAAGAAACAGGCCGCTGTCACAGAAAAGTGA
- the taf5 gene encoding LOW QUALITY PROTEIN: transcription initiation factor TFIID subunit 5 (The sequence of the model RefSeq protein was modified relative to this genomic sequence to represent the inferred CDS: deleted 2 bases in 1 codon) — protein sequence MAAVQGGLVDAVEEKDIKTEPSNDGSANNNATDGRLLSASPGVAAPAAPTKPATGAPEDQQTLLAVLQFLRKNKLTESVDILRREAGLPEDALDEGGDSSGAGSGGGGGGGAAGSGELEGGDASSLLSRVTGSSSAAAPAPAKVTGEDQPDVNVVLSAYSQQGDPKLYPVYYNGLKRFIESVLDCHRAELSQVFYPLFVHMYLELVYNNQETEAKAFFEKFSGDQECYYEDDLRVLSSLSKREHMRGNETLMDFRTSKFVLRISRDSYQLLKRHLQERQNNQIWNIIQEHLYIDIFDGMPRHKSQIDAMSGSLAGEAKREANKAKVFYGLLKEPEIELPLDDEDEEAENEEGKPKKKKPKKDNMGSKSKKQDPNAPSQTRIPLPELKDSDKLDKIMYMKEATKRIRLGPDNLPSICFYSFLNAYQGLTAVDFTDDSSLIAGGFADSTVRVWSVTPKKLRKVKNAADLNLIDKESDDVLERIMDEKTASESKILYGHSGPVYGISFSPDRNYLLSSSEDGTVRLWSLQTFTCLVGYKGHNYPVWDTHFSPHGYYFISGGHDRVARLWATDHYQPLRMFSGHLGDVTCTRFHPNSNYVATGSSDRTIRLWDVLQGSCVRIFTGHKGPIHALSFSPNGKFLASGATDGRVLLWDIGHGLMIGELKGHTDSIYSLRFSRDGEILASGSMDNTVRLWDATKAFDDLETDDFTAATGHVHLQDNSQELLLGTYMSKSTPVIHLHFTRRNLLLAAGAYNP from the exons atggCGGCCGTGCAAGGTGGTCTGGTCGACGCGGTCGAAgagaaagacataaaaacagaacCGTCAAACGATGGCTCTGCAAATAACAATGCAACCGACGGGAGGCTGCTGTCCGCGTCCCCCGGCGTCGCTGCTCCGGCTGCACCGACGAAACCCGCTACGGGAGCCCCGGAGGACCAGCAGACTCTTCTGGCGGTCCTGCAGTTCCTCAGAAAGAACAAGCTGACCGAGTCCGTGGACATCTTGCGCCGTGAAGCGGGGTTACCGGAGGATGCCCTGGAC gaagggggcgactcctccggggCCGgttctggtggtggtggtggtggtggtgctgcgGGCAGCGGGGAGCTGGAAGGCGGGGATGCGAGCTCTCTGCTCAGCAGGGTGACCGGCTCATCCTCCGCTGCAGCCCCGGCGCCGGCTAAAG TGACTGGTGAGGACCAGCCGGACGTCAACGTGGTGCTGTCAGCTTACAGCCAGCAGGGAGACCCGAAGCTGTACCCGGTTTACTACAACGGCCTGAAGAGGTTCATAGAATCGGTTCTGGACTGTCACCGAGCAGAGCTGTCCCAGGTCTTCTACCCGCTGTTTGTGCACATGTATCTGGAACTGGTGTACAACAATCAGGAAACAGAGGCCAAGGCGTTCTTTGAAAA GTTCAGCGGTGATCAAGAGTGTTACTACGAAGATGACTTGCGTGTTTTGTCCAGCCTGTCCAAGAGGGAGCACATGAGAGGCAACGAGACCCTGATGGACTTCCGCACCAGCAAGTTTGTCCTGCGTATCTCTCGTGACTCTTACCAGCTGCTCAAGAGACACTTGCAGGAGCGTCAGAACAACCAGATCTGGAATATCATACAAGAGCATCTCTACATTGACATCTTCGATGGCATGCCACGCCACAAGAGCCAGATTGACGCCATGTCGGGCAGCTTGGCAGGAGAGGCCAAACGAGAGGCCAATAAGGCTAAG GTGTTCTATGGACTGCTGAAGGAACCAGAAATCGAGCTACCTCTTGATGACGAGGATGAGGAGGCAGAGAATGAGGAGGGCAAACCCAAGAAGAAGAAACCCAAAAAGGACAACATGGGCTCCAAGAGCAAGAAGCAGGACCCTAATGCACCTTCACAGACTAG gatCCCTCTACCAGAGCTAAAGGATTCAGACAAGCTGGACAAGATCATGTACATGAAGGAGGCCACCAAGAGGATCCGCCTGGGACCAGATAACCTGCCCTCCATCTGCTTCTACTCTTTTCTCAACGCTTACCAG GGTCTGACTGCAGTGGACTTCACAGATGACTCCAGCCTGATCGCAGGAGGCTTCGCTGACTCCACAGTACGGGTGTGGAGTGTCACACCGAAAAAGCTCCGCAAGGTCAAGAATGCAGCAG ACTTGAATCTGATCGACAAAGAGTCGGACGATGTGCTGGAGAGGATCATGGATGAGAAGACGGCCAGCGAGTCAAAGATCCTCTATGGACACAGTGGCCCGGTGTACGGCATCAGCTTCAGCCCAGAcag aAACTACTTGCTATCAAGTTCGGAAGACGGGACAGTCAGGCTGTGGAGTCTCCAAACATTCACTTGTCTGGTGGGCTACAAAGGTCACAACTACCCAGTGTGGGACACCCACTTTTCACCCCATGGGTACTATTTTATCTCCGGGGGACATGACAGAGTGGCCCG TCTCTGGGCAACAGATCACTACCAGCCTCTGAGGATGTTTTCTGGCCACCTAGGAGATGTCACTTGCACCCGCTTTCACCCCAACTCCAATTACGTGGCCACAGGTTCCTCTGATCGCACCATCCGACTCTGGGATGTCCTGCAAGGAAGCTGTGTGCGCATCTTCACCGGTCACAAG GGTCCCATCCATGCGCTGAGCTTCTCTCCCAATGGTAAGTTCTTGGCTTCAGGAGCCACTGATGGCAGAGTTCTTCTGTGGGACATCGGTCACGGGCTGATGATTGGAGAGCTCAAAGGCCACACAGACTCCATCTACTCCCTCCGGTTCAGCAGAGACGGAGAGATCCTCGCCTCCG GCTCAATGGACAACACAGTTCGCCTGTGGGATGCCACGAAAGCATTTGATGATTTAGAGACAGATGATTTCACAGCGGCTACAGGACACGTCCATCTACAAGATAACTCCCAGGAGCTTCTGCTGGGCACATACATGTCAAAATCCACACCCGTCATACACCTTCACTTCACCCGCAGGAACCTGCTGTTGGCCGCTGGTGCCTACAATCCATGA